The following are encoded together in the Candidatus Methylomirabilota bacterium genome:
- the hemH gene encoding ferrochelatase, translating into MKFDSVLLIAFGGPEKPEDVRPFLDIVTAGRRIPPERLEEVAHHYERLGGRSPLTELTLLQAEGLRQALAREGLALPVYVGMRNWHPFLHETLTEMRERGHRRALGIILSAFQTEASWERYMQDVDRAREKVGAGAPEVVFTPGWPDHPRFIEAMAGRVSDALSQVPREGRGDALLIFTAHSVPTAMAKASPYAAQLEGASRAIAAGVGHERWQIAYQSRSGSPREPWLEPDICDVLRGLEGKGVGDVVLAPIGFACDHVEILYDLDVEARRLADQLGIRLHRAAAANDHPAFIAMLVDLVRRGPA; encoded by the coding sequence ATGAAATTCGACTCGGTGCTGCTCATCGCCTTCGGCGGGCCGGAGAAGCCGGAGGATGTCCGGCCATTTCTCGACATCGTCACGGCCGGGCGCCGCATCCCTCCCGAGCGCCTCGAGGAGGTTGCCCACCACTATGAGCGGCTGGGCGGCCGCTCGCCGCTCACCGAGCTGACTCTTCTTCAGGCCGAGGGGCTTCGCCAGGCCCTCGCGCGCGAGGGGCTCGCGCTTCCCGTCTATGTCGGGATGAGGAACTGGCATCCCTTCCTCCACGAGACCTTGACGGAGATGCGGGAGCGCGGCCATCGCCGCGCGCTCGGCATCATTCTCTCCGCCTTCCAGACGGAGGCCTCGTGGGAGCGCTACATGCAGGACGTGGATCGCGCGCGCGAGAAGGTCGGCGCCGGCGCCCCCGAGGTGGTCTTCACGCCCGGGTGGCCCGACCACCCGCGCTTCATCGAGGCCATGGCGGGGCGCGTGAGCGATGCCTTGAGCCAGGTGCCCAGGGAGGGGCGAGGTGACGCGCTGCTGATCTTCACCGCTCACAGCGTGCCCACAGCCATGGCCAAGGCGTCACCCTATGCCGCCCAGCTCGAGGGTGCCTCGCGCGCCATCGCGGCGGGAGTCGGCCACGAGCGCTGGCAGATCGCGTATCAGAGCCGGAGCGGCTCCCCGCGCGAGCCCTGGCTCGAGCCCGACATCTGCGATGTGCTGCGCGGGCTCGAGGGCAAGGGCGTCGGCGACGTGGTGCTGGCTCCCATCGGCTTCGCCTGCGATCACGTCGAGATCCTCTACGATCTCGACGTCGAGGCACGCCGCCTCGCCGATCAGCTGGGTATTCGCCTTCACCGCGCCGCCGCCGCCAATGATCATCCCGCCTTCATCGCCATGCTGGTGGACCTCGTCAGGCGAGGCCCGGCGTGA
- the hemE gene encoding uroporphyrinogen decarboxylase, which translates to MSNAVASPFLLACRRQPTSVTPIWLMRQAGRYMPEYRAMRARYGFLELCKNPQAAAEVTLQPVDRLGVDAAILFADILLVLEPLDVGLEFVEGEGPRIPRPIRSAAEVAALPSVDVAEAVGAVFETVRLARKALAERVPLIGFAGAPFTLASYLIEGGPSREFLLTKRFMRAERRAWDALMARLSAIVAEYLNGQIAAGAQAVQLFDSWVGTLSPSDYREFVQPWSRETIRRLTPATPVIHFGVGTAGLLPLMKEAGGDVLGLDWRVELGPTWDRLGHDIAVQGNLDPAVLLSNVGAIRRATQGILDGAKGRPGHIFNLGHGVHQETPVENVKALVDIVHELSAR; encoded by the coding sequence ATGTCGAACGCCGTCGCATCGCCGTTTCTCCTCGCCTGTCGCCGGCAACCGACATCGGTCACGCCGATCTGGCTCATGCGCCAGGCCGGACGCTACATGCCCGAGTACCGCGCGATGCGCGCGCGCTACGGCTTCCTCGAGCTGTGCAAGAATCCCCAGGCCGCGGCTGAGGTGACGCTCCAGCCCGTCGACCGGCTGGGGGTGGACGCGGCCATCCTCTTTGCCGACATCCTGCTCGTTCTCGAGCCTCTCGACGTCGGGCTCGAGTTCGTCGAGGGTGAAGGGCCGCGCATCCCCCGTCCCATCAGGAGCGCGGCCGAGGTTGCCGCGCTCCCCTCCGTGGACGTGGCAGAGGCCGTGGGCGCGGTGTTCGAGACGGTGCGGCTCGCGCGCAAGGCGCTGGCCGAGCGCGTGCCGCTCATCGGCTTCGCCGGCGCGCCCTTCACGCTCGCCTCGTATCTGATCGAAGGCGGCCCTTCCCGCGAATTCCTGCTCACCAAGCGCTTCATGCGGGCGGAGCGACGGGCGTGGGACGCCCTCATGGCCCGGCTCTCCGCCATCGTTGCGGAGTATCTGAATGGCCAGATCGCCGCGGGCGCGCAGGCCGTGCAGCTCTTCGACTCCTGGGTGGGGACGCTGTCTCCGTCCGACTACCGCGAGTTCGTTCAGCCGTGGAGCCGCGAGACCATTCGTCGCCTCACTCCCGCGACACCGGTGATCCACTTCGGGGTGGGCACGGCGGGCCTCCTTCCTTTAATGAAGGAAGCCGGGGGCGATGTGCTGGGGCTCGACTGGCGCGTGGAGCTGGGGCCGACGTGGGACAGGCTCGGTCATGACATCGCCGTGCAGGGCAATCTCGACCCCGCGGTGCTCCTGTCGAATGTCGGGGCGATCCGGCGCGCGACCCAGGGCATTCTCGACGGGGCCAAGGGGCGCCCCGGCCACATCTTCAACCTGGGGCATGGCGTGCACCAGGAGACGCCGGTGGAGAACGTGAAGGCACTCGTGGACATCGTCCACGAGCTGTCCGCGCGATGA